GCCGTTTTTCGAGTACGAGAGCATAGATGCGTATTCGATGAAACTGACCCGCGATGCCGACTTTGACGTGATTGACGAGCTGGACCAGAGCCAGCTGGAAAAAATGACCCGGGGCCTGAAAAAACGCCTCACCGCCGAGCCGGTGCGTTTGGTATACGACAAAGACATGCCAGAGCATATGCTGGTAATGCTTAAAGAGCAGCTTGGGATTAGCTCCACAGAGTGCCTGGTGCCCGGTGGTCGCTATCATAGCTTTAAAGACTTTATCGCCTTCCCGAACCCGGGTCGCAAATATCTTGAAAACGACAAGATTGCCGCCCTGGACAGCGCCGGTTTTCAGCGCTGCGGCAACAGTTTTGATGCCATCGCCCGCGGCGACATTATGCTCAACTACCCCTATCACAAATTTTCACACTTTACCGAGCTTGTGCGTCAGGCGGCCTTCGACCCCGCGGTTAAATTCATCAAAATCAACCTCTACCGGGTCGCGAAGAAATCACGGGTGATGCAGTCGTTGATTGATGCGGTGAAAAACGGCAAGCAGGTAACGGCGGTGATTGAGCTCAGGGCCCGTTTTGATGAAGAGCACAACATAGAATGGACCCGCATCCTGGCGGAATCCGGCGTTAAGGTGCACCACGGGATCCCGAGCCTTAAGGTACACTCCAAGCTCTGCCTCGTCGGCCGAGAAGAGCATGGGGAAACCCGGCTGTATTGCCACGTTGGCTCAGGTAACTTCAACGAAGGCACCGCCAAGGTGTATACGGATTTGTCCCTGTTCACCGCCAATCAGGAAATCGCCCGCGAAGTTGAGCAGGTATTTGATTTAATTGAGCACCCATACCGACGTGACAACTTCAAGCACCTGCTTGTCTCCCCCTTCGATGCCCGCCAGAAACTGATTTCATTGATTGAAGATGAAATCCTCAATGCCCGAATGGGCAGCAAGGCCGGTATCACATTGAAACTCAACAACCTGGTTGATGAGCAGCTTATCGGTAAGCTTTACGATGCGTCCATGGCCGGGGTAAAAATTCGCCTGATCATTCGCGGCATGTGCTCATTGGTGCCACAAATCCCCGGGATCAGTGACAATATCGATGTCATCAGCATTGTCGACAGGTTCCTCGAACACTCTCGGGTCATGCTGTTCCACGCCGGTGGTGAAAATAAGCTCTTCCTTTGCTCTGCCGACTGGATGAGCCGCAATATCGACAGCCGTATCGAGGTAACCACCCCGATTTACGACCCTCAGTTGAAACAGATGGTGATGGACATATTGGCACTGCAGTTATCGGACAATACCAAAGCCCGAATAATCAACAAAGAGCAGAGCAACCCCTACCGTCACCGGGGAAATAAACGTAAAGTACGCTCCCAATTGGCGATATACCAGTATCTTTGCCAGTATGAAAAACTCCTCAAGGCGCGTATCGAAGCCGAGGCACAGGCCTTGGAGAGCGAGTCCGGCCCGGTTGCGGAGCACGAAGATAACAGGGATCTGCCGGTCGCCAGCTGATCCACGAGGGAGAAACAGCTTGTCATCATCAAACCAGCGACACTTTGTTGCTATCGATATGGGTTCGAACAGTTTCCATTTGATGATTGCCCGTGAACAAGACGGCAGTTTGCAAATTCTGCATAAAGAAAAAGCGCAGGTGCAGCTGGCTCAGGGACTGAGTCCGGAAGGCTACTTATCCGATGAAGCCATAGGCCGTGGCCTGGAGTGTCTGCGCAATTTCGGCCAGCGGTTTTCCGGCTTGTGCGAAACCCAGGTAAGGCTGGTAGCGACCCACACCTTAAGGGTCGCCCGCAACCGTGACAAATTTTTAAAAGCCGCACTGACGGTGATCCCCTATCCCATCGAGGTGATTTCCGGCCATGAAGAAGCGCGACTTATCTATTCCGGCATCGCCCAAAGTCAGGTACTGGCCAAGCATAATCTGATTATCGATATCGGCGGTGGCTCCACCGAAGTAGTGATTGGCGAAAAGAACCAACCTGTGATGCTTTCAAGCCTTCGCTGTGGCTGCGTGAGCTATAACGAGCGTTTCTTTTCCGATGGTCAGCTCTCCCTCAGTGCCTTTCGCGCCGCGCAAACGGCCGCCGACAAACAGTTCTCATCGCTTTCCAAAGAGTACTTTGATGGCCGCTGGGACTTGGTACTGGGCAGCTCAGGCTCGGTCAAAGCCATCTGTGAAGCCCTGCTGGAAAGCTTTGGCGATGAAACTGTCACCCTGGCCAGATTAAAAGAGCTGAAACTGAAATTGGTTCAGGCTGGCCACGTGGATGCGTTGCAATTTGCCAATATCGATAAAAAGCGCATGACTTTGGTGCCGGCTGGACTTGCCATTCTTATCAGCTTTTTCAGGCGACTTGCGATAGAGCAGCTTGAGCCTACCCCTGCGGCGCTGCGCGAAGGTGTGCTCTATGAGCTTGCCCAAATCGACCAATCTCAGGATATACGTCATCGCACGGTAGAGAGCATCGCCAATCTCTATCACGTGGACACCAAACACGGTGCCCGGGTGCGTAACACCGCCATGGCCCTCTTTGACAGCGTGGCCGACAGCTGGCAAATCCGCCCCTTTGCCCGACTCTTGTCCTATGCCGCCTCATTGCATGAAATCGGCATTCACATCAATTCCCGTGCTTACCACAAGCATGGAGCCTACATCATCGCCAACAGCGACCTCCCCGGTTTCAGTCAGGACTTGCAGCAGGATCTGGCGATGTTAATTGGCAACCAGTGTAAAAAGCCGCAGTTCGATAACATTAATACCCTGCCCGACGGCCGCCGCGAAGTACTGGTAAAACTCTTGTGTTTGTTGCGTCTGGCGGTGCTGGTGAACCTTGGCCGGGTAGCCCGTTCCCTTCGCCTGAGCTGCGCTGTATTGGATACCAATGAGTTGGCGGTTATTCCCGAGCAAAGCGCACGTGTGGACCTGCTGCTTAAAGATTTGAAACGTGAAAAGAAACATCTGGGGCAGCTTGGCCTTATTCTGAGACTGGACAGCGAGCTTCCCTCTCCCGCTGACGAAGACTGACATATCGCCTGTCAGCGCAAAGGCGCGCCGTGTTACTAACTGACTTATACCCCTCACGCCACTTGCCGACAGGCGTTTCCATACCAGACAAACGCTCAACCACATGTGATAGCCCCAACAGACACGACTGAGCGCGTCCACAGTCCTGAGTTGAATGGGGATCTTTCCCGCATTTTTACTGTTGTTATTGGTACTTCACCGCCAAAATCGCTACAATTTTAATCGTCGCGCCAAACTTCAGGTAAGCATCCTGGAGGTGGCCGCACAAAAGGTTCCACTGCGATGGGGTTGTGTGTTGGCAAATACGTACATCGTCAGGTAAATTAGTGCGATAAAAAACGGAACCTGCTGTTATTTTGGGGAAAACGCAAGAAGCGTCACCTTAACGGAATTGTTTTAAGGTATTGAGTATATGGAAATCACCATCTTGTTGCTGTTGCTGCTGTTGGTAGTGCTGCATTGTCTGTTCGGATACAAGGCTCTGAGCAGTGAAGCCAAAATCAGTCAGGGGCAAAAATGCCTCTGGTGCGCACTGAGTCTTGGATTGGGTCCTGCCGGTTATTATTTTTATCAAGGGCTTATCCCCTGCGATATGCTTGGCAGAGATTAATTCTCTTGTACAAAAAAAGCCCCGGGAACCGGGGCTTTTTTGTTACAGATGGCTGTGTTCCAACACCAGGTCCAAATCCACAGGTCGCTTGAGCACCGGCGCCTGACCATCCGCCAAAGCCTGCTTGTAAGCCTGATTC
This sequence is a window from Shewanella zhangzhouensis. Protein-coding genes within it:
- the ppk1 gene encoding polyphosphate kinase 1, giving the protein MSPNTDKMFIDKELSWLSFNERVLQEACDPDVPLVERIRFLGIFSSNMDEFFRVRVASVRRGILLSSLQDGRNNSRHLMAKIQTRVLTLQERFDTIYGELMRELVRRNILLINESQLSDFQSQWLKSHFRDQLKRHIAPLIVSNHRALVKHITDNATYLAVCLHSKDRRQYALVEVPTKNVPRFIELPTEKSKAKKHLILLDNIIRHCLDDLFSPFFEYESIDAYSMKLTRDADFDVIDELDQSQLEKMTRGLKKRLTAEPVRLVYDKDMPEHMLVMLKEQLGISSTECLVPGGRYHSFKDFIAFPNPGRKYLENDKIAALDSAGFQRCGNSFDAIARGDIMLNYPYHKFSHFTELVRQAAFDPAVKFIKINLYRVAKKSRVMQSLIDAVKNGKQVTAVIELRARFDEEHNIEWTRILAESGVKVHHGIPSLKVHSKLCLVGREEHGETRLYCHVGSGNFNEGTAKVYTDLSLFTANQEIAREVEQVFDLIEHPYRRDNFKHLLVSPFDARQKLISLIEDEILNARMGSKAGITLKLNNLVDEQLIGKLYDASMAGVKIRLIIRGMCSLVPQIPGISDNIDVISIVDRFLEHSRVMLFHAGGENKLFLCSADWMSRNIDSRIEVTTPIYDPQLKQMVMDILALQLSDNTKARIINKEQSNPYRHRGNKRKVRSQLAIYQYLCQYEKLLKARIEAEAQALESESGPVAEHEDNRDLPVAS
- a CDS encoding Ppx/GppA phosphatase family protein, which gives rise to MGSNSFHLMIAREQDGSLQILHKEKAQVQLAQGLSPEGYLSDEAIGRGLECLRNFGQRFSGLCETQVRLVATHTLRVARNRDKFLKAALTVIPYPIEVISGHEEARLIYSGIAQSQVLAKHNLIIDIGGGSTEVVIGEKNQPVMLSSLRCGCVSYNERFFSDGQLSLSAFRAAQTAADKQFSSLSKEYFDGRWDLVLGSSGSVKAICEALLESFGDETVTLARLKELKLKLVQAGHVDALQFANIDKKRMTLVPAGLAILISFFRRLAIEQLEPTPAALREGVLYELAQIDQSQDIRHRTVESIANLYHVDTKHGARVRNTAMALFDSVADSWQIRPFARLLSYAASLHEIGIHINSRAYHKHGAYIIANSDLPGFSQDLQQDLAMLIGNQCKKPQFDNINTLPDGRREVLVKLLCLLRLAVLVNLGRVARSLRLSCAVLDTNELAVIPEQSARVDLLLKDLKREKKHLGQLGLILRLDSELPSPADED